One Strix aluco isolate bStrAlu1 chromosome 19, bStrAlu1.hap1, whole genome shotgun sequence genomic window, ACCCTTGAGCTGTATAATTGACTCTTTGTTCCGAAGGATTGGCATTATTACTCTAAATTTCATAATTCTTCCCGATATAGAGCTCACTTCAGAATCACAGCATTTGGAATATTGCTCTGAAACATTTGGAGCGTTCCAGCGGAGCTGGGTGTTACAGCCAGCCATTGCGTTTTACTCTGCAATGGGTGCAATTAAAGATACAGCTTCAAAGTAAAGTGTGGGAAAATATGACTACTGGGGGGGCGAAAGTGAGGAGAGAAGAAATACTGCCTAGAAGCTGATTCTGCATAGATAAGAAGAAAAAGGTTCATGGCTAGTTCATCAGGATGAAACCCGGAGtgcgtctgtctgtctgtctggggTGTTTTTAATACGCTGTTTGCTGCAGTGGCTGTGGTAGGTGTCAGAGCCGCTGCTCGAGCACGGGGAGGGGAACTGTGATGCTCGCAGACCCCAGCGGGCGCTGGTGCCCCTGAAGTGCACACAGGGCTGCAGGCTGGCGAGGGGGCCGAGGCGACACATCCCTCTCCCAGCCCTTGTCTTTCTCCTGTGAGGCTGGAGATGATCTGGCTGGGCTGCGCAAAGACGTGCAGAGTTACACTGTGTGGTGCtcagaagagaaaataactgTCAAGTCTGGGCTCAATGGATGAAATCAGGAGTGGTTTAACTTTCTTATGAGCTGTAGCCTGAAGAAGCATGAGAGCTTCTGCCTTCCTGCACATCCCCAGGACTGCTTCACACCTCCCTCACGGATCCCCCGGCTTCTCGTCCCACCACAGCTCCAGGCGCAGGAGCTGGCTGACGGTGCCCTCGGGATGCTCCGTGTCCTCGGGGCGCCTGGGCACCTCGGCTGCCTGGCTTAGTCAGGCGCATGTGACCACGTGGATGTCAGCCCAACAGCAGAGGTGGGATAACTTCAGGGCTGTGACCACACAACCTCCAACAGCTTTTCCCAGTGTCTGCTCTGTGCTCTCGCGAGTCTCGCCCAAAGAGACGTGGTGCCACGTCCTGGGTGACGGCTCCGCCGCGCTGGTGACCTCTTTCACTCATGATCTGGGTCCTACTGAGGAAGGGGCTGAGCTTTTCATTTTGCAGATTTTGAGGGTTCAGGATCTGCCTGGGGTCACGTGGATGACAGTGATGGTTCCTCATCCTCTTCTTGCTTTGTCATTGGAaacctttttaattattttggggggcttttttcaGAGGAAGGGCAGAGGACTAACCCTTTCAAGCTGCCTATGATCTCTTATTGATTTTATGCAATGATATTCTTATTGATAACAGCATCAGGTCAGAATTAGGCTTTTTGTACCAGTGTTTATGATGATGCTGGCAATTTCATGAGAGCAAATGAGTAATTAAAGTTTTCGGTATCTACAGTTTTCTGCATTTCACTCTGGAAAAATCTAAGCAAGAGAAGCCATTGGCCTCTTTGCAATgtcgggggggggtgtgtgtgtgtgtggatttgTTAGTTGgttgttggagtttttttggtTGGGATTACAAAGATAATACTTTATCAGAAATCCATAGTTTTCTGCGGTTCTTAAAACATGCCAgtgtattttacatttaaatagaaaTGAGGCCTCCTTGAAACAAATTTATTCCAGTTGGCTTTGCACATTGATGATTAAAGAACGTGGTTCAATTTTTTTGTCTCATTCTGAGCAATGTCTCATTAGAtttgctttttattgcttttcatatCCATCATGATTTGTGTCAGCAGAATGGTTATAGAGATGGACAGCTTATTATCAGCTTTAAGTGAAGAAACAGAACACAAGAATGGTTgctaaaaaaaagggaaaggtaaTTAACATCGGGTGCCAGAATATAAATGAAGCTTGATATTTTCACTTTGTAAATCCAAATTAACCCCTGTCCTGATGTTATAGAGCACAGGAGGGAACGCTGTGCCCCTGCCTGTGTCTCTGCGCCCCCCGGTACTGCGTGCCCTGGCATGGTGGGACCTGGTAAAGATgcgggtgctgctgcagagctcctgCACCCCAACCTGAGCTGCCTAACCCGAGCGGCAGTTAGCCCACGGGGAAAGCGTCTGGGCAGTTGGGAATTCAAACAATTGCTTTTTCAGCATGCTGTGCTGTCCCCTCCTTAATTTTCTCATCCTAATGTGATATATCTGCAAAGTAATTAGGCTCAGTTATTTGATGTATAAagtgggagtgggagggagggtCAGGGAGgacaaattaaaatgaattggGAATCTTTAAGTGAAGAGAAAAGAGGACTGGAGGGAGCCATGATAACTCTTTACAAATACTTAGAGGGACATAATAAAGCGGACAGGGACCAATTACTCTCATTAGTCAGTGAGAACTGAACAGGAAGTAATGCCTTATGCTGCAGAAGGGAAATCCAGATGATGATGGAAAAGTTTGAAGGGTAACACTGTGAAAGGAGCTGCCTCGGGAGGGTGTGGGTCCTGCTGCACGGGGAGGGCGCTCAGAGGAGCCTCGGTCCCTGCAGGGCTCTCAGGTGCCCAACGTGCCCGGAAACCAACTTGCGTCATAAGTTgctgaatattttgaaaatgtggctGTGAATGTTCAGTGCCCCCTCTCCTCCTGTTCCTGCTGCTAGTGCAGAAAAGCTTAAACTTCCGTCCAGCTGTGGAAGCTGCTTCGCTTAACTTCCCTCCGTGCCGTGAGCCCGGGGCAGCCAGTGCCCTCTTGGAGATGAGCTTCAAACGGCCCCGGCGAGACCCGACCACGCCATGGATCCCCTTCTGCAGCTGGGACCTTTGGGGTGGAGACATCAACTTGCCTGAGCAGGCAGCTGGGACGACAACCCGGGTGTCCTGGCTGTCCCTGGCTgtccctctgcgagctggagtCAGGGCTGCTGCCTCTAGAGCCGCGTTACGGAGCCTAACGAAGTTGTGCAGGCGTGAGCCTCGAGCAGCACagggacctgctgctgctggaccGTCATGAGGCTGAACGTGCCCGTGACACCTTTGAAAAGCAACGAGTAAGAACCACCCCACTGACCGATAACGGAGCAATTAACTTGTGTCACCACCGTATAGTGTTTCTTTTGCCATAACATGgagcttttaagaaaaaattaaacctGCCAAGCATCATTACATGATAAGCCTAGCAAGCAAGCAGCTCTTCACATTTCAGTGGCCTTGACTGAAGAACCTGGTAGAGTTCAGACaactaaaaaatgaaagcatctgGCCAGACTCCAGATAATTTACCAGTACATTAGAGATAATTTTTTGCTGGCTTCACGTGTACCTGGTAATTCCTATTCAGCTATGgaaatttttcttgttctcttatACATCCTCATTATCTGAGGTGACACATTAGGTACCAACCTACAGTTTGTTGCTCCTCGTCCTTCTGATCATATACTTCTTATTGAAATAGAAGTGAAACCAAGAAATCTGAGCGGGAATCATGGGGAGTGTATTAGCATTTGGTGAGCTGGGCACAAGAATCACTCAGGAAATTAAAAGGAGGATGATATTTTGAGGtgataaaactttaaaatatgaaacttgCATTTGAGTCAGATCCAGcctcaatttttcctttttaagctgAAGCTTATGAAAACCTTGAGCCCATGCCAGTAACAAGTGAAGTCTTTGGGCTATTGCAAAAGGCATTGAATTAAATGGTGTTAGAGCTGGGCTTCTTGGTGAAATCCTGCTGAAACGAAATGAGAAATGCAGAGATAGGTCAAAGGACAGAGGAGCTGGCCATGCAGTTGAAACGAAAAGGCAGGAGAGCCTACTTACCCGACGTGTTGATGAAGGCAATGTGGCTGCAGCCACCCTGCTGATGAGGGTCACGGGGGGCGGTGGAAAGGCCTCTTTGATAGCGGCTTCGGCTGGGCCGGCTCCCACCGACCCTCACAAACGCCATGGCCAGAGACAACCCAGAGACACCCCCTCCGAGGAGCCGAGGCTGAGGGTGCCCTCTGCTCTCCAGGCACCAGCACGGCTCCACGGCTCCAGCTGGGTGGGCGAGCGGGTCCTGCCCGGGCTGCCCCCGGCGCTGGCTCTGCACAGCGATGTGGTGGAGGGGACGACACCACTGCCTCCTCCTGTGGGACACCTCAGCCATTCATTGGCGAAGTTACGAACCTTTTGCtttattggttttttttgtttggttggtttttattatttttaaagtagacGTGTCACTCTGCTACGGCCTGTTGGAAATACGTGCAAAGAGATGAACAGCATGCTgtaaaggcaggaaaaaataaaatatcccaaATGCAATGGAATACAAACCCCTCAGGTGGttgttttgtgcttttctgttctCTGCGTGTGTACGGGTCAGTGGTAAGAAACTGTATCACCAGCCCAGGTTATACGCAAagtgggagctgcaggcagctctgcccccagccccaggcacatCTCCCCTCGCAGGCAAACACAAACGGccggggggtgccccggggcaGAGCAATGCCCGCGGCCCCTGTCCCCGCCAGCCAGGCTCATGCTGGGGCACCGGCCcctccttgtttgtttgttttaattcattTGGCTCCACAGCGGAACGATTCCCTGGGCAGGTGATTATTTTATTGCTGgatttttctcattctcttttgtGGCCGTTATTGAAGGTACAGATTTCATTACACGCATTCAGTGGAAAGAGATGATAAAAACCaaaggggaaaggcaggaaaacaccatttaagaaataaatgcaaagttaTGACGCCTCTGTCTGCCTGAGAAAGAGAGATTTTTTATGCAGTTTTTGGCATTTACAAATCCTTTGTGAAAAGGTCACCCTGTACTTGGAATCTTATTAATACAGAAGAATGGCCCAGAAAATGTCATGTCTTTTTACCATGATATTTACACAGAAAGGAGTGACTCAGCACAGCACTTCTCGAGCAGGATGGCATTAACGAGGCCGCAGCCCGCAGTCGTGCCGCAGGGATAAGTGGTTTTGGCAGCCCACTGGCCAAGGGGGGCTCCCAGCGCCGCGAGGTGACAATCCCGTCACCGTCCCCACGGGACAAGGGGACGGCTGGCAGTGGCAAGGATGCTGACGGCCGGGGCCTGGGGACCTGCCATGCCGGGATGggggcagctgctgcccttcGCTCCCTGGCCCGTCCCGGTGTCCCAGGAGCCACGGCTGGAGGGTGAGCGGAGCTGCTGGCCCAGTGTGGGGCAAGCGGGGCGGCCAGCTCGGGGATACGGGGTAGCTTGGGGACATGGGGCAGCTCGGGGACCTGCACCGGGCGCTGCCAGTGCGGGTGCCTTGTCCAGCACGGCCAGTGGGCAGAGGGGGGTGTGGGCGCGTGTAAACTAACTGGAGAGAGCCACCGGCTCCCCCCGGCATGTGCTACGTCCAGAGCTACACGGAAATCTGTACAAATGTTCTAGGACTGGACACACATTTTATCTAGTTATGGGTACAGTTTCATGGCTATAATTAGCTATAATAGGTAATTATACATGATAtagtgtgtgtgcacatgcagacAAGCCCGGACCCACCGCgctctctccatccctctcccGCGTGTGTGTGTACACGCAGGCAGCACTCGTGGCGGGGTGCCCGCACGGTTGCCGGCTCTGGCTCTCGCACACTGTGGATGTCTGCACACACCTCCCcgtgtccccctgcccccccaacacacacagacacacacactatATACTACAACTAGATAAATGCACACaaactatatatataaatacacacgtGCTTGCTTGCTGTTcatatatttctatatacatACACGTGTGTATATACTATACGCTATGTACCATGTATTCTAGAGAGTATATATAACATATACTATTAATAATAGACTATATATTATCTACATGTACACAGAATATATAttgatatacacacacatatattgatatatatagatatatacttaaacacacacacacaataaataaacacaagctatatatatttttttttttacagtccctctctctctttgctttccccattatatattatatacactGTGCTTTATATAGTACCTATTCTATATACTCTTTATTATAGTCATTTTGTGTATAAACACTCTTGCTaaacacacaccccaccccccccaccccctttctcATTATACACCCCCCCCGCATACATCGTGTATCCCACACATAGAgtgtcttctctctctcccccagctATATTAATATTATAATCTGTATTATATAGTttactgtaagtaatactataTTTATAATGTATACTATTTATAATTATATGCCATATAGTATAATGTACACCCACTATATAATACATACACACCCTATACATTCACACGTGCAATGCACACTATACAGGACATATGCTGCACACCCCTTACACAGAAACTACACACAGACTCTCTCGTCTcactatatattaaaaaaacatactaTACATTATACATACTACGTTTTGTATAACCACATACAGTAGctatacacatatacacaagAACactctgtgtctctctctctctcctctctttcctactCTGCCCCCTACAtctctatatttttatatttaaatatgaaagaTTACACACTATCTACTACACAGTTTATAATTTATACTATTTCTAATCTCATAGTATATGATGTTACATACACAAGCAGTATTATACCCAGACAATactctctcccccttctctgaAGTCGCACAGTATGTTATATACTATACATGAGGTATAGTACATGTCCTAGATACTATTTGTCATTACGTACTGTGTATCTACACACAGACACTCACTGATGTTTGTGCTCATTCCTCAAACATCATCTATTGTACACTATATATGTTAAGTAAACTTTAGATATACtgtatcacacacacacacacacacacacacacacacacactctcactctctctctctctctctctcttcatgtgTGCTCTCTCCTCACACTATAGTACACGTATACACACAGTAGTATATCGTGGATGGTATATAGTACACATAGGTGTATGTACACTATACATATATATGCCTATTTCATACAGTATGCAGAGAAATATCTAGGGAATACATTATAGCCTATGCACAGTGTACACATGATACTCTCTAGCGTACAGATATACACTTACTATTTAAGAGCTAGAGTGTGTAAGCGTGCCCAGTGTGTCCGTACACACTGCCTACCACATGCACACTCCTCACGCTCACCCTACAGCTCTTCCACACACACACCTGGTCTGTCAGGGTGCCCGTGGTGGGGCCTGGCAGCTCTGCCAACCACCGCCAGACACCGGCTCTGCCGCCCCCACCTCCCACTTTGCTCCGGACAATGTTCACACGGTGAATAAATAATTCCCCACCCGCGGCGCGCAGCAAGTGGGGGTGCGGGGTGAGgacccccagtgctgggaagctGGGGCCCCTGTCCCCTCGCCTTGGGGCTGCtggtccccgtccccccccccactAGTTTCAGGTATCAGTATCCTTGGAATGAAGGCTACAGCACACTTGTCGGCTAGCAAGACAATAACTCTTTATTGGGAAAAAAGTCACATCCGAGGGTGACcctgagccccctccccagcggggcggggagcagagaccacccccccccctccgctgTCCCCAGGGCTCCATGGGGCTTTGTGCTGGCTCCtgtgccccagggcagccccagcacaaAGCCGGGCTTTGGCTGTAAAATTTCCTTCTAAATTTTAATTccaaactttggggttttttgttcaaATAGGACAGACaaccccccccagcaccgggctctgctgcctgtctgcACCCGTACCCTGCAGCTGTACCAGCGACCCCCCGCTTGGCCATCACCCATCACCTGCGGCAGGGGAACGGGACTGAGCCCCTGAGCCCCCAGGGAGCttcaacaaataaagaaaaatcgATTGAATTTTTCTACCTTGACCTATGGAGGCTGTAACTTGACAGAAGGGAAACGCCAGTGATTTGGGACTGGCGGGGCCCTGCACAGCCCGCGGGACGCTGCAGCCCCCGGGGTAGCGGCTGCTCCTTGCCCTGAGTGGGGGTTTCCTGGGAGTTTGATACACGAAAAAATGGGGACTGTAAACAGCCTTGTTTTGGCCATTATCCATTACAGTCTgtacagaagaaaattacttttcttaatCATAATCAGCACATAATAATCCTTGCATGAGACAGACCAAAAAATAGGCCTCTATTTAGACTTTCTATTATTAATTCCTCTTGTTTCCAcagcaagaaagaggaaaaaaattaaaaggttttttcttcttctctgcttttcattaGCAAACAGATTATCCGAGGGCTGACTGCAAAGGCTCCTCGGGAAACACCGGCAGCCCGACACGGCCGGGATGGGGCGCGGGATCCCCAGCCGCGGCTGCCGGGGGATTGGCCCATGCGGGGTGTGTTATCACTCACCTGCACGTGGCCCGGGGCGAGTCCCAGGGCTAATTCTGCAAGAAGAGGTGTCCTTCCAGCTCCGGCTCTGTGATGGAACCCCTGACACAAGCCTGGGCCCCCCAagagcccccccccagctccccccaccccacatcACTGCTTTTGCCCAGCTGCGTGGGTGAGCGCTGGGGACGTGCCGCTGGGTGCCTGCGCCTTTCCCGGGCCCCTTTTCCATCGGTGGGCTCCGGCTCCTCCAAATCCTCAGAATTTGGGGGCTgtgcgggggctgcggggtgcaGCCTGCGGCACCCAGAGGGGAGAAGGGCGGGGGCCCAACGGCTGCCGCAGAGCAGACCGAGAAACCCGGCACCTGCAGCACCACGGCTGCTTTCTTTCAATTCCCCCGGTGATTAAGGAATTCTCATGATTATTTTTTGAAGCCTGACTCATGTTTTTTAAACACTTGGGACCGTTAGTGCCAAGGAGCAAATATTATGGGAAAGGCATTGATTCCTCAGTGATttgtcttcttttattttaaatgattgcCCTGGATGCCCTTTTACCTGCGCAGAGCGTAGGGCTCCTTTAGAAGCAGTATCCTGCTAATTGTACCGGAGTCATTTTGCTGCATAAAGCATCTTAGTTCACAACGATGTGAGCGGTGCAGTGTAATGAATGCCTGTCTGGGGAAATTAAAGTAATAAATTGCTAAGGCCAACACATTTTAGAACAACTAGAGAAAAGAAGTGTAGATAAGGGCTTTTAAGCCACAGGGTGGAAAACACACACATAATTCTTTGAccagttttaaaatatgaatttcttCATCAGCTATGGAAATAAAAAACCTGGCTCTGAGGAGCAGGGACTTCCACCCTCTGCTGAAAGCTGCCTATGGCAAGAAACCACAAAAGCTCTTTCTACCAGGAATCCTGGCTCCGCTACGCCGCGGTGACCCTCCGCAGAGctgaggggctgcagggcccagctccagccaccccccACTGCCCAGCTCCAGCCTTCCCTTAAATCTTAAGCAAATCATCCCACTCGAGGGAATGTGGCCACTTACTCATCTGTGAGGCTTAATGAATGTTTGCAAAACACTTAGAAGATGGAAATGCACTCCGGAAGGGCTCAGCGTTTTGTTAGCCACCTCGGCGGGGTACCGGGATGGCGTTTGCACTCGGCTCCTGCGCGAGGCTGCCGGCCCCGCTCCGGTACCCGGCTCCTTCCAGTGGGGTTGTGCCTTTGTAAAATGATTTTCATTGCAATCATGCTGGACAACTTGAACACAGCAGCCGTTTAATGAAGGCATGGGACATCCGTAAAAGAGCATGACACAGATAACACAGGGAATACATCATGTTTATTACTTGTTACATCAAACAGAATTGCACTGTCGATCTGATGCTGGAAGCCAGATGGAAATGAGTGAGGAACTGCGGTTGTGCGGGATTTCCAAACGTAAATCACAGCGGCACCCCTGACCCACCGCTCTCTACCTTTTCTTGGGGAATTTATATGGTACCTGCACAAACATCTGTTTAATTCACCTTGAGGTATCATATGAATTCTCCAGCACTTCCCTGGTCCCTGGCTCTCTTCCTAAGCTGACTCACTTCACCAACACTTCCAGACAAGGACAGGACTGTCTACAGTACTTTGAAGAGCAGACATTGCTCAGGCTCTTTAGCCCTTCTTTTGTAAAACTCAATCCCAGCCCAACCTACATCTTAATCTAATCCAAAACAAGTGTAGCCATCCTCATACCAAAAAAGACCacagctccccccccccagcaacatgAGCACCAAAACCCTCTTACATCTGTCAACAAATGACATTTCCCGGCCCTCCTGTTCCTAAAGCTGGTTTCCAGTCCCTGTGTGTAGACTCAGCTTAGCCTGAGCTGCAGTTGgctcctgcccatccccaggctggCTCCCAGCGCCAGCCCCACGCTGAGGGagctgcctcccccctccccacccaacGCCCTCTGGGGGGGATGCTCCGGCCCTCAGCAGTAttgctccctgctccagcccccccgcAGTGTTTACGTGCCCCTCACGTTCCGTGTTCTTCCTTTCACAAAGTCACTTTCTCATTTAGTCTCAGTGACAGGTCACCACAACCCCAGCACCAGGCTGCAGCAGTGATTTATTGCTGCTGAACCTGTACAGCTCTATAAAAAGAGCCATTTCTGCTTTTTTGACTAGCACTGACAATTACAGATAGTCGACCATTTTTCTTGCGAGCTTTAGCTTGCAGCTTTTTCATTCTTGGGCAGCtctagaagttaaaaaaatgcaGGCGGGCTTCTAAGTCCAGAGAGAAAGCTCCTTTTCTTCACCCGCACAGCCTCAGCTGCAGGCCCCCTTCTCGGCTGTAGGGATACCCCTACTCCTAAGCACTGCTGTAATTTGGGTTCTGCTCGCTCGTGTGCAGTTTGTAAGGACAGGAGGGCGGCGGCTGCTGCACTCAGAAAACTGTTCATGTCCCTCGAGCAAGGAGCTCACCAGCAGCTGCAGGTCTGGCTCATGGGAGCGGGGCAGAGcgctcctggggctgctgggagaAGGCAGATTGCAGAGGGAGAAGCACAATATAAACGCTTCTCCTGGAAAATGACTAGGAAAAAGTTTGTTCCTCATCTGCGATTTAACTTTATATTTCAATCTTTAATCTACAGCTTTTAGTTACGTTTGCGGCCAGCTCAAGAAATGGAAATAGCTGAACTTTTTAGACTTGAAGATAATATATTCACAAAGCAGAGATTAGAGGTTTAGAGATTCATTCTCAATTCTCCTTGATTTGATATGGGGaaagaacttgaaagaaaaaaaaaaaagaccttttcaaaCTCCTTCGCTTATTAGAGACGTTCAGGGAGCTTCACATTCTTGTCTTTTCCTGAGGAGCAGCAGGTATTTATAGTTACTTCAGATTTAGTCTCATCGCAGGCACGTACCCCGAGCTAATTCCTGCTCTTCAGGTTTTCTAACAATGAGGGGTCTTTCCTTTCCCCTGTCACTGAGGGATGAAGGCTATCTGAAGCCACTCGGTCTCGCGAGGCTCTTCCCAGCGCTGCAGTCGTCAGCCCTCATGGTGTTTGGGGAGCTGCTCCGGGAGCCAGGCACCCGCCAGCCCCGGGGTCCAtcctgcccctgcctgcaccccggtCGCTGCCGGAGCAGCCACGGGCAGGGGACCCGCGCCCAGCACCGCGGGGCCAGCCCGGCACAGACCCCTCTGCGGGGTTCATGCTGGCAAAGGCTGTGTCCGTCCATCGGCTCTGCtcagctcctggtgctgaacCCAGAATCGATCCCGACAGCCTTTCGCACCAGGTATCCGTACGCTGCGGGGTCGGACAGACATGGGCTTACCCTGGTCCCTGTCCAAGGGAGTGAAGATCCCCTTGCCTCGTCTCACTATCTCTCTTATTTTTTATATCTCCATATGGATGCCCACGTATGAGCAGCTGTGATTTTCCCACGGGAGTTGCAGCTGACACAAACTTTAAAAGGGGGATTATGTTGCCTCAAATGCCTCAactcagtaaaagaaaataaaacccaaacaaaacccagcaaatcCACGCATGAAGGAGAAAACTCAACAGTTTTCCCACCTCCACATGGCACTCAACAGCCACTGCCATTCGCTGCCCTTGGGGTGAACACCCAGCACAGGTAGCGGGGGAAAATTCCCCAAATATCATTCAAAAATGgaatttaaagaataaaagggGGCAACATCAACTGTCACAGAGACTCTGAACTGTCCTGAGCTGGATGTTTTCGTGAGTACCCAGTCTGAGAAAGAGCTGTCTTATGCCATCTCCCTCGCTGCCATGACCCCTCAGGAAAAGCATCCGAGACCCAGCCCCAGGGACAAAGGCATTTTCATCGCCGCCCGGCCCAGTGTCCCCAGCGGAGCGGGTCCCAGGCTGAAGCCCggctggcagccctgctcctcccaccCCTCGGCGTCCCCTGTCCCCCGGCACGCCTGGTCCCCCAGCCGCACGGGCTGCCCCGGCTGCCAACACCAAGGTTTCGCCCTCCCCGGAGCGGCGCAGGGTGGGGAGCTGCCCCCCCACTGAGGAGCCCCCCGGCTCTGCAGAGCCCTCGCGTCCCTCCCGCTGCCCGGGCAGGAGCAGGGTCTGCACCAGCAGCATCGTTCACCTCCTGCCAGGGAGTCTGCTTTTAGCTTGCCTTAGCAGTGACTCATTTTACCTTTAATATGTTTTGGCAGGACTGAggtatttattttagcaaagtaGTGAAAATAGTTCTGAGCATGTTAGCAATCCGTGCGATCCCTGTCAAGTCACTGCTTTTTTAATGCAGTGGCTGGGATTGACCTGACTTAGCTCTAAGCATACACAATCAATCAAGATCAAACTTTACACCATATACAATTTCCTCATACTTAATAACTTGCACAGTGAAATATTTTGCCTGTTCTGGCACGTCACAGGCTCACACTGAAAGGCGCTGGCTTGTTTACCTTTCTCTAATCCAttacaacattttcattttactctGCTCTTCACAGGAGTCAACTGGACATGTCAGAGCACAGAGTGGGTTTTGATAATGTGTGACAACAGCAAGAGGCTTTCAAGATACACCACATCTGACTGAGGAAAACTCCCAACAATcactgtttctttcattttttgtttcctgtggGATTTAAGATTCCCCTTGTCCCGTTCCACCTTGAGACATGAACACTGATTTCCTATTAGGATACAGATTTACTCTGAATGcccattaaaaatacacagaatcacagactggtttgggttggaagggaccttacaaccaatccagtgccacccccctgccccgggcagggacacctcccactagcccaggttgcccaaagccccgtccaacctggctttgaacccttccagggagggggcagccacagcttctctgggcaacctgtgccagggcctcacccccctcacagggaagaatttctgccttagatctcatctcaatctgccctctgtcagtttaaaaccatcacgcctcatcctatccctacccctctgatcaagagtcccttccccctttcagtcctgggaggccgctctaaggtctccccagatccttc contains:
- the LOC141932094 gene encoding uncharacterized protein LOC141932094 isoform X1 — encoded protein: MPQAQSQGNATALPAPHVLWSCSPSPEITCLDTWEDLSLSTTLVTARLWQAASLLSHSLVLRMLKPPTSDLERDLQILANKYFWRDEAVKSRVQPLSQNGFGLEKSLNFRPAVEAASLNFPPCREPGAASALLEMSFKRPRRDPTTPWIPFCSWDLWGGDINLPEQAAGTTTRVSWLSLAVPLRAGVRAAASRAALRSLTKLCRREPRAAQGPAAAGPS